The following proteins are encoded in a genomic region of Methylobacterium tardum:
- a CDS encoding amidase — protein sequence MQDVRPDGITAMGAVDLAAAIRGRVVSCVEVMRAYLERIHRINPQVNAIVGLRDDAALLHEAEAADAVLARGEAVGPLHGFPLAVKDLDPVRGLRFTQGSPIFADRVADTDSIMVARLRAAGAIFIGKTNIPEFGLGSHSFNPVYGTTANAYDRDKTAGGSSGGAAVAVALRMQPVADGSDHAGSLRNPPAFNNCYGLRPAWGRIPAEAKDVFSPGLGVLGTIGRTPADIGLMLSVQAGYDPRNPNAIRQDPSAFASPRARDFRGTRIAWLGDFGGQIPFDPGVLELGRAALTTFAELGCIAEEAVPHYDMERLWQDWLVLRALTVAANLRPFYDEPRHRSQLKPEAAWEVERGLALTADKIIAALEGRTRWYETLRRFMATYDYLVMPTAQVFPFDKSLRWPETVGGRRMDTYHRWMQTVIPVTMAGLPSLDVPAGFGEAGLPTGIQIVGPNHGELACLQLGTAYDAASNWVRRYPPPLA from the coding sequence ATGCAGGACGTGCGACCGGACGGCATCACGGCCATGGGCGCGGTCGACCTCGCCGCCGCCATCCGCGGCCGGGTCGTCTCCTGCGTCGAGGTGATGCGCGCCTATCTGGAGCGGATCCACAGGATCAACCCGCAGGTGAACGCCATCGTGGGGCTGCGGGACGACGCGGCGCTTCTGCACGAGGCGGAGGCCGCGGATGCCGTCCTGGCGCGCGGTGAGGCGGTTGGACCGCTCCACGGCTTCCCCCTCGCGGTGAAGGATCTCGATCCCGTGCGGGGCCTGCGGTTCACGCAGGGCTCGCCGATCTTCGCCGACCGGGTCGCCGACACCGACTCGATTATGGTGGCCCGGCTGCGCGCCGCCGGAGCGATCTTCATCGGCAAGACCAACATCCCGGAATTCGGCCTCGGCTCGCACAGCTTCAACCCGGTCTACGGGACCACCGCCAACGCTTACGATCGCGACAAGACCGCGGGCGGGTCGAGCGGCGGCGCCGCGGTCGCGGTGGCCCTGCGAATGCAGCCGGTCGCCGACGGCAGTGACCATGCCGGATCCCTGCGCAACCCGCCGGCCTTCAACAATTGCTACGGCCTGCGCCCGGCCTGGGGCCGCATCCCCGCCGAGGCCAAGGACGTGTTCAGCCCCGGCCTCGGCGTGCTCGGGACGATCGGGCGCACGCCCGCCGATATCGGCCTGATGCTCTCCGTTCAGGCGGGCTACGACCCGCGCAACCCGAACGCGATCCGTCAGGACCCCTCCGCCTTCGCCAGCCCGCGCGCCCGGGATTTCCGCGGCACCCGCATTGCGTGGCTCGGCGATTTCGGCGGGCAGATCCCGTTCGATCCCGGTGTGCTGGAACTCGGACGCGCAGCGCTGACCACCTTCGCCGAGCTGGGCTGCATCGCCGAGGAGGCTGTTCCGCACTACGACATGGAGCGGCTCTGGCAGGATTGGCTGGTGCTGCGGGCGCTGACGGTCGCGGCGAACCTCCGCCCGTTCTACGACGAGCCCCGCCACCGGTCCCAGCTGAAGCCGGAGGCCGCCTGGGAGGTTGAGCGCGGGCTGGCGCTCACCGCCGACAAGATCATCGCCGCGCTGGAAGGCCGTACGCGCTGGTACGAGACCCTGCGCCGGTTCATGGCGACTTACGACTACCTCGTGATGCCGACGGCGCAGGTCTTCCCGTTCGACAAGTCTCTGCGCTGGCCCGAGACGGTCGGCGGGCGCCGGATGGACACCTATCACCGCTGGATGCAGACCGTGATCCCGGTGACCATGGCGGGCCTGCCGTCCCTCGACGTGCCGGCCGGGTTCGGGGAGGCCGGACTGCCCACCGGCATCCAGATCGTCGGTCCCAACCACGGCGAGCTCGCCTGCCTTCAGCTCGGCACGGCCTACGACGCAGCGAGTAACTGGGTCCGCCGCTACCCGCCGCCGCTGGCGTGA
- a CDS encoding acetolactate synthase 3 large subunit, whose translation MSGEVMTGAEMVIRAFQDQGVDTLFGYPGGAVLPIYDALFHQNAVKHILVRHEQGAVHAAEGYARSSGKVGCVLVTSGPGATNIVTGLTDAMLDSIPLVCITGQVPTHLIGTDAFQECDTVGITRHCTKHNYLVKSIDDLPRILHEAFYVAANGRPGPVVVDLPKDIQFASGLYERPEIASHKTYRPAVKGDSDRIRAAVELMATARRPVFYTGGGVINSGPEASRLLRELVRETGFPVTSTLMGLGAYPGTDEKFLGMLGMHGTYEANLAMHECDVMICVGARFDDRITGRLDAFSPFSKKIHIDVDASSINKVVKVDVGIVGDCASVLADMLEAWRALPSRPDKSNLDSWFQKIGTWKARDCLAYWPSGTIIKPQYAVQRLYEACKSRETYITTEVGQHQMWAAQYFKYDEPNRWMTSGGLGTMGYGLPAAIGTQLAHPNGLVIDIAGEASILMNMQEMSTAVQYRLPIKVFILNNEYMGMVRQWQELLHGSRYSQSYSESLPDFVKLAEAYGAKGMRCEKPGDLDGAIAEMLAHDGPVIFDCIADKTENCFPMIPSGKAHNEMLLSDYLGETGVELGDVISEEGKMLV comes from the coding sequence ATGAGCGGCGAGGTCATGACCGGGGCCGAGATGGTCATCCGGGCCTTCCAGGATCAGGGTGTCGACACGCTGTTCGGGTATCCGGGCGGCGCCGTACTTCCGATCTACGACGCGCTGTTCCATCAGAACGCCGTCAAGCACATCCTGGTCCGCCACGAGCAGGGCGCTGTCCACGCGGCGGAGGGCTATGCCCGCTCCTCCGGCAAGGTCGGCTGCGTCCTCGTCACCTCGGGTCCCGGCGCCACCAACATCGTCACCGGCCTGACCGACGCGATGCTGGATTCGATCCCGCTGGTCTGCATCACCGGCCAGGTCCCGACGCATCTGATCGGCACCGATGCCTTTCAGGAATGCGACACGGTCGGCATCACGCGCCACTGCACGAAGCACAATTACCTGGTCAAATCGATCGACGACCTGCCGCGCATCCTGCACGAGGCGTTCTACGTGGCGGCCAATGGCCGTCCCGGCCCGGTGGTCGTTGACCTGCCCAAGGACATCCAGTTCGCCTCGGGGCTCTACGAGCGTCCTGAGATCGCGAGCCACAAGACCTACCGCCCGGCCGTGAAGGGCGATTCCGACCGGATCCGCGCCGCCGTCGAATTGATGGCAACCGCGCGCCGGCCGGTCTTCTACACCGGCGGCGGCGTGATCAACTCGGGCCCGGAGGCTTCGCGCCTGCTGCGCGAGCTCGTCCGCGAGACCGGTTTCCCGGTGACTTCGACCCTGATGGGGCTCGGCGCCTATCCGGGCACGGACGAGAAGTTCCTGGGCATGCTCGGCATGCACGGAACCTACGAGGCCAACCTCGCGATGCACGAGTGCGACGTGATGATCTGCGTCGGCGCCCGGTTCGACGACCGGATCACGGGCCGGCTCGACGCGTTCTCGCCGTTCTCGAAGAAGATCCACATCGACGTCGACGCGTCCTCGATCAACAAGGTCGTGAAGGTCGATGTCGGCATCGTCGGCGACTGCGCCTCGGTGCTGGCCGACATGCTGGAGGCGTGGCGCGCTTTGCCGTCGCGGCCGGACAAGTCGAACCTCGATTCGTGGTTCCAGAAGATCGGGACCTGGAAGGCGCGGGACTGTCTCGCCTACTGGCCGTCGGGCACGATCATCAAGCCGCAATACGCGGTCCAGCGCCTCTACGAGGCCTGCAAGAGCCGCGAGACCTACATCACCACCGAGGTCGGCCAGCACCAGATGTGGGCTGCCCAGTACTTCAAGTACGACGAGCCGAACCGCTGGATGACGTCGGGCGGCCTCGGCACGATGGGCTACGGCCTGCCGGCCGCGATCGGCACGCAGCTCGCGCACCCGAACGGGCTGGTGATCGACATCGCCGGCGAGGCCTCGATCCTGATGAACATGCAGGAGATGTCGACGGCGGTGCAGTACCGCCTGCCGATCAAGGTGTTCATCCTGAACAACGAGTACATGGGCATGGTCCGGCAGTGGCAGGAGCTGCTGCACGGCTCGCGCTACTCGCAGAGCTACTCGGAGAGCCTGCCGGACTTCGTGAAGTTGGCCGAGGCCTACGGTGCCAAGGGCATGCGCTGCGAGAAGCCGGGCGACCTCGACGGCGCCATCGCCGAGATGCTCGCCCATGACGGCCCGGTGATCTTCGACTGCATCGCCGACAAGACCGAGAACTGCTTCCCGATGATCCCGTCGGGCAAGGCGCACAACGAGATGCTCCTGTCCGATTACCTCGGCGAGACCGGCGTCGAGCTCGGCGACGTGATCTCCGAGGAAGGCAAGATGCTGGTGTGA
- the ilvN gene encoding acetolactate synthase small subunit: MNAMNTHYPDAVRVEPVNRHTLAVIADNEPGVLARISGLFSGRGYNIESLTVSETEEARHISRITIVTTGTNAVIEQIKAQLDRLVPVHRVVDLTLQGNAIEREICLVKVKGEGEHRSEALRLAAAFGAKTLDATLNSFVFELTGATEEIDRFVRLMSVIGLVEICRTGISAMGRGAEPL, encoded by the coding sequence ATGAACGCGATGAACACCCACTACCCCGATGCGGTCCGCGTCGAGCCGGTGAACCGGCACACGCTGGCGGTGATCGCCGACAACGAGCCCGGCGTGCTCGCCCGCATCTCGGGCCTGTTCTCCGGCCGCGGCTACAACATCGAGAGCCTGACCGTCTCCGAGACCGAGGAGGCGCGCCACATCTCGCGCATCACCATCGTTACGACGGGCACGAACGCCGTGATCGAGCAGATCAAGGCGCAGCTCGACCGCCTGGTGCCGGTGCACCGGGTCGTGGACCTGACGCTCCAGGGCAACGCCATCGAGCGCGAGATCTGCCTCGTGAAGGTGAAGGGCGAGGGCGAGCACCGCAGCGAGGCCCTGCGGTTGGCCGCGGCCTTCGGCGCCAAGACGCTCGACGCGACGCTCAACTCCTTCGTGTTCGAGCTGACCGGCGCCACCGAGGAGATCGACCGGTTCGTGCGCCTGATGAGCGTGATCGGGCTGGTGGAGATCTGTCGCACCGGCATCAGCGCCATGGGGCGTGGGGCGGAGCCGCTCTGA
- a CDS encoding glutathione S-transferase family protein has translation MTARTLYYAPGACSLAAHIILEESGLPYEGNKLDLAAGDQRRPEYLSINDRGRVPALTEDGWVLTECAAILRHVARQVPEKALWPTDLREQAAADEWLGWLACNHHVTYAHVRRPERYTDDESAFEGIKAKAANTYADLATMTEVRLAHGGWAVGDRFSVVDAYLMVFWFWANGPVLRFDMAGRFPAWTAHARRVAERPAVQTVFAREGLPLPR, from the coding sequence ATGACTGCCCGCACTCTTTACTACGCCCCCGGCGCCTGCTCGCTCGCCGCCCACATCATCCTGGAGGAATCCGGGCTGCCCTACGAGGGCAACAAGCTCGACCTCGCGGCGGGCGACCAGCGGCGGCCGGAATACCTGTCCATCAACGATCGCGGCCGCGTGCCGGCGCTGACCGAGGACGGCTGGGTGCTCACCGAATGCGCGGCTATCCTGCGCCACGTCGCCCGTCAGGTGCCGGAGAAGGCGCTGTGGCCGACGGATCTGCGTGAGCAAGCGGCCGCCGACGAGTGGCTCGGCTGGCTCGCCTGCAACCACCACGTCACCTACGCGCATGTCCGCCGTCCGGAGCGCTACACCGACGACGAGAGCGCCTTCGAAGGCATCAAGGCGAAGGCCGCCAACACCTATGCGGATCTCGCCACGATGACCGAGGTTCGCCTCGCGCACGGCGGCTGGGCGGTTGGCGACCGCTTCAGCGTGGTGGACGCCTACCTGATGGTCTTCTGGTTCTGGGCCAACGGGCCCGTGCTCCGGTTTGATATGGCCGGCCGCTTCCCGGCCTGGACCGCCCATGCCCGCCGCGTCGCCGAGCGGCCGGCCGTGCAGACCGTCTTCGCCCGCGAGGGACTGCCGCTCCCGCGCTGA
- a CDS encoding TetR/AcrR family transcriptional regulator C-terminal domain-containing protein: protein MMQASATAEQDAPSARQQAVLDAVLGLMVEDGEQVTMDAVARRASCSKETLYKWFGDRDGLLTATVRWQASRVHAGHDAAQVLDGATLRERLQDFAVTWLEVITGPTSVALNRIAIAHAGSRKSNLGGIVLANGRFAIGERVKPVLEAGRAAGLLAFADSETAFRTFFGLVGRDIQIRLLLGETLDLDGAEIRRDAGRAVEQFLALYGRAKPDPNHQG, encoded by the coding sequence ATGATGCAGGCGAGCGCCACAGCAGAGCAGGACGCCCCGTCGGCACGCCAGCAGGCGGTGCTGGATGCCGTGCTCGGCCTCATGGTCGAGGACGGCGAGCAAGTCACCATGGACGCCGTCGCGCGCCGGGCGAGCTGCTCGAAGGAGACGCTCTACAAGTGGTTCGGCGACCGCGACGGGTTGCTGACCGCAACGGTGCGCTGGCAGGCCTCCCGGGTCCATGCCGGGCACGACGCCGCACAGGTGCTCGATGGCGCGACCTTGCGGGAGCGCCTGCAGGACTTCGCCGTGACGTGGCTGGAGGTCATCACCGGCCCGACCTCGGTGGCGCTGAACCGCATCGCCATCGCGCATGCGGGCTCGCGCAAGAGCAACCTCGGCGGCATCGTGCTCGCGAACGGCCGCTTTGCCATCGGCGAGCGGGTCAAGCCCGTGCTGGAGGCGGGGCGCGCCGCCGGCCTGCTGGCCTTCGCCGACAGTGAGACCGCCTTCCGCACCTTCTTCGGCCTCGTCGGCCGGGATATCCAGATCCGACTTCTGCTCGGCGAGACCCTCGACCTCGACGGGGCCGAGATCCGGCGCGATGCGGGCCGCGCCGTCGAGCAGTTCCTGGCCCTTTACGGCCGGGCCAAACCCGACCCGAACCACCAAGGCTAA
- the ilvC gene encoding ketol-acid reductoisomerase, translating into MRVYYDRDADLNLIKGKKVAIVGYGSQGHAHALNLRDSGVKDIVIALREGSATAKKAEHEGFKVLSVAEAAKWADVVMMLTPDELQGDIYRESLEGNMKQGAALLFAHGLNVHFNLIEPRKDLDVLMVAPKGPGHTVRSEYLRGGGVPTLIAIAQDASGNAHDLGLSYASANGGGRAGIIETTFKEECETDLFGEQAVLCGGLAELIKAGFETLVEAGYAPEMAYFECLHEVKLIVDLIYEGGIANMNYSISNTAEYGEYVTGPRIVTPETKAEMKRVLNDIQSGIFTRNWMLENRVNQTSFKATRAKLAAHPIEEVGAKLRGMMPWISEKALVDKTRN; encoded by the coding sequence ATGCGGGTGTATTACGATCGCGACGCCGACCTGAACCTGATCAAGGGTAAGAAGGTCGCCATCGTCGGCTACGGCAGCCAGGGCCACGCCCACGCGCTCAACCTGCGCGATTCGGGCGTGAAGGACATCGTCATCGCGCTGCGCGAAGGCTCCGCCACCGCCAAGAAGGCCGAGCACGAGGGCTTCAAGGTTCTCTCGGTCGCCGAGGCCGCCAAGTGGGCCGACGTGGTGATGATGCTCACCCCCGACGAGCTGCAGGGTGACATCTACCGCGAGTCCCTCGAGGGCAACATGAAGCAGGGCGCCGCGCTCCTGTTCGCCCACGGCCTCAACGTCCACTTCAACCTGATCGAGCCGCGCAAGGATCTCGACGTCCTGATGGTCGCCCCGAAGGGCCCGGGCCACACCGTGCGCTCCGAGTACCTCCGCGGCGGCGGCGTGCCGACCCTGATCGCCATCGCGCAGGACGCCTCCGGCAACGCCCACGATCTCGGCCTGTCGTACGCCTCGGCGAACGGCGGCGGCCGCGCCGGCATCATCGAGACGACCTTCAAGGAGGAGTGCGAGACCGACCTGTTCGGCGAGCAGGCCGTGCTCTGCGGCGGCCTCGCCGAGCTGATCAAGGCCGGCTTCGAGACCCTGGTCGAGGCGGGCTACGCCCCCGAGATGGCCTATTTCGAGTGCCTCCACGAGGTGAAGCTGATCGTCGACCTCATCTACGAGGGCGGCATCGCCAACATGAACTACTCGATCTCCAACACGGCCGAGTACGGCGAGTACGTCACCGGCCCGCGCATCGTCACGCCCGAGACCAAGGCCGAGATGAAGCGCGTGCTCAACGACATCCAGTCGGGCATCTTCACCCGCAACTGGATGCTGGAGAACCGGGTCAACCAGACCTCGTTCAAGGCGACCCGCGCCAAGCTCGCCGCCCACCCGATCGAGGAGGTCGGCGCCAAGCTCCGCGGCATGATGCCGTGGATCTCCGAGAAGGCGCTGGTCGACAAGACCCGCAACTGA
- a CDS encoding pyridoxamine 5'-phosphate oxidase family protein: MASLYSDAHRALQEEFGTTKLAVRLDEDWVHESIQPEEGAFIGSRDMFFLSTVDPDGMPTVSYKGGPMGFVKVLDASTLVFPGFDGNGMFYSMGNIEGQAKVGLLFIDFETPHRIRVQGHATLLRDDALMAEYTEAKYLVKVAVTKIWVNCPRYIHKYKKLEQNKYVPRPGRETPLAAWKRLDLAGDVISDADKARVAQEGKLDVSEYEALVARGEA, from the coding sequence ATGGCATCGCTCTATTCCGACGCGCACCGGGCGCTGCAGGAGGAGTTCGGCACCACCAAGCTCGCCGTGCGTCTTGACGAGGATTGGGTCCACGAGAGCATCCAGCCGGAGGAGGGCGCCTTCATCGGCTCCCGCGACATGTTCTTCCTCTCGACCGTTGATCCCGACGGCATGCCGACCGTCTCCTACAAGGGCGGCCCCATGGGTTTCGTGAAGGTGCTCGACGCCAGCACGCTGGTGTTCCCGGGCTTCGACGGCAACGGCATGTTCTACTCGATGGGCAACATCGAGGGTCAGGCCAAGGTCGGTCTGCTGTTCATCGACTTCGAGACGCCGCACCGCATCCGCGTTCAGGGCCACGCCACGCTGCTGCGCGACGACGCGCTGATGGCTGAGTACACCGAGGCCAAGTACCTCGTGAAGGTCGCGGTGACGAAGATCTGGGTCAATTGCCCGCGCTACATCCACAAGTACAAGAAGCTCGAGCAGAACAAGTACGTCCCAAGACCCGGTCGCGAGACGCCGCTCGCCGCGTGGAAGCGTCTCGACCTTGCGGGCGATGTCATCAGTGATGCCGACAAGGCGCGGGTTGCCCAGGAAGGCAAGCTGGACGTGTCCGAGTACGAGGCGCTGGTCGCACGCGGCGAAGCCTGA
- a CDS encoding haloacid dehalogenase type II: protein MTVRALVFDVFGTLVDWRSGVAREAARLLAPVAPNLDAGAFADAWRARYNPSMETVRSGARPFVDLDTLQAESLPDVLAQFGITGVSEAVQRELIQAWHRLDAWPEVPDALRRLREKHLLAPNSNGHVRLMADLARRNGLIFDAILGAGYSRDYKPKPALYRDAVAAFGFAAGETMMVAAHSNDLAAAASHGLSTAHIARPHEHGPAGGETAPTVPVTHAARDLADLADQLGC from the coding sequence GTGACCGTCCGGGCGCTGGTCTTCGACGTCTTCGGGACGCTGGTCGACTGGCGCTCCGGAGTCGCCCGCGAGGCGGCGCGGCTGCTGGCGCCCGTCGCGCCGAACCTCGATGCCGGCGCCTTCGCGGACGCGTGGCGGGCGCGCTACAACCCGTCGATGGAGACGGTGCGCTCCGGCGCTCGACCCTTCGTCGACCTCGACACGCTCCAGGCCGAGTCGCTGCCCGACGTGCTGGCGCAGTTCGGCATCACGGGCGTCTCCGAGGCCGTGCAACGGGAGCTGATCCAGGCCTGGCACCGGCTCGACGCGTGGCCCGAGGTGCCGGACGCGCTGCGGCGGCTGCGGGAGAAGCACCTCCTGGCGCCGAACTCCAACGGTCATGTCCGGCTGATGGCCGATCTCGCCCGCCGAAACGGCCTGATCTTCGACGCCATTCTCGGGGCCGGCTATTCCCGCGACTACAAGCCGAAGCCGGCGCTCTACCGCGATGCTGTCGCGGCCTTCGGCTTTGCGGCCGGGGAGACCATGATGGTCGCCGCTCATTCCAACGACCTCGCGGCGGCGGCGAGCCACGGCTTGTCGACCGCCCACATCGCCCGCCCGCACGAACACGGTCCGGCCGGCGGCGAGACCGCGCCGACGGTGCCGGTCACCCACGCGGCACGGGACCTGGCGGATCTCGCCGACCAGCTCGGCTGCTGA
- the trpS gene encoding tryptophan--tRNA ligase: MAAFTELVFSGVQPTGNLHLGNYLGAVKRFVEMQERDAQCLYCVVDLHAITVWQDPEALRGQIREVTAAFLAAGIDPKRSIVFNQSQVPQHAELAWVFNCVARLGWLNRMTQFKEKAGKDRENASIGLYDYPVLMAADILAYRATHVPVGEDQKQHLELTRDIAQKFNTDFSGSITAHGHGDAFFPITEPLIGGPAARVMSLRDGTKKMSKSDPSDNARINLTDDADAIAQKIRRAKTDPEPLPSEVAGLKERPEADNLVGIYAALAGITREDVLRDFGGAQFSTFKPALADLAVTSLAPIAGEMRRLTADPGHIDAVLADGGARAETIAAQTLDAVKDIVGFVRRGPSLQAVR; this comes from the coding sequence ATGGCCGCGTTCACCGAATTGGTCTTCTCGGGCGTCCAGCCCACCGGCAACCTGCACCTCGGCAATTACCTTGGGGCGGTGAAGCGCTTCGTGGAGATGCAGGAACGCGACGCGCAGTGCCTCTACTGCGTGGTCGACCTGCACGCGATCACCGTCTGGCAGGATCCCGAGGCGCTGCGCGGCCAGATCCGCGAGGTCACGGCCGCCTTTCTCGCCGCCGGCATCGATCCCAAGCGCTCGATCGTGTTCAACCAGAGCCAGGTGCCGCAGCACGCCGAGCTCGCCTGGGTGTTCAACTGCGTCGCCCGCCTCGGCTGGCTGAACCGCATGACCCAGTTCAAGGAGAAGGCCGGCAAGGACCGGGAGAACGCCTCGATCGGCCTGTACGACTACCCGGTGCTGATGGCCGCCGACATCCTGGCCTACCGGGCGACGCACGTGCCCGTCGGCGAGGACCAGAAGCAGCACTTGGAGCTGACCCGGGACATCGCCCAGAAGTTCAACACCGATTTCTCGGGATCGATCACGGCGCACGGCCACGGCGACGCGTTCTTCCCGATCACCGAGCCGCTGATCGGCGGCCCGGCCGCCCGGGTCATGTCGCTGCGTGACGGCACCAAGAAGATGTCGAAGTCGGACCCGTCCGACAACGCCCGCATCAACCTCACGGACGACGCGGACGCCATTGCCCAGAAGATCCGCCGGGCCAAGACCGACCCTGAACCCCTGCCCTCCGAGGTGGCGGGCCTGAAGGAGCGACCGGAAGCCGACAACCTCGTGGGGATCTATGCGGCACTGGCCGGCATCACCCGGGAGGACGTGCTGCGCGATTTCGGCGGGGCGCAGTTCTCGACCTTCAAGCCGGCGCTCGCCGACCTCGCGGTGACGAGCCTCGCGCCGATCGCCGGGGAGATGCGCCGCCTCACCGCCGATCCTGGCCATATCGACGCCGTGCTGGCCGACGGCGGCGCCCGGGCCGAGACCATCGCGGCGCAGACCCTCGACGCGGTCAAGGACATCGTCGGCTTCGTCCGGCGCGGTCCCAGCCTCCAGGCGGTGCGGTGA
- a CDS encoding endonuclease III domain-containing protein encodes MPAADIRSATVPRPRRKAAPAVTDPSLAEKALVIHARLCPVYGCPIPYFHSLDPVSELVSSLLSHRTRNAESGRAFKALRARFPDWEAVIDADVPEIEAAIAGVTWPELKAPRIRDVLRALRDRCGSLDLAFLADMEVEAARAWLQAIPGVGPKTSAAVLSFSTLRMPALPVDSHHHRVAQRLGLIGKTVDVGPSHPILRAQLPADWSAQDLYDNHEILMLHGQQVCHHHRPACGRCVLVDLCPSAKRPTREP; translated from the coding sequence ATGCCCGCCGCCGACATCAGATCCGCGACTGTCCCGCGTCCGCGCCGCAAGGCGGCCCCCGCCGTCACGGATCCCTCGCTCGCCGAGAAGGCGCTCGTCATCCACGCGCGCCTCTGCCCGGTCTACGGCTGCCCGATCCCGTACTTCCACAGCCTCGATCCGGTCAGCGAACTCGTCTCCTCGCTCCTGTCGCATCGGACGCGCAACGCCGAATCCGGCCGGGCCTTCAAGGCGCTGCGGGCGCGCTTCCCCGACTGGGAGGCGGTGATCGACGCGGACGTACCGGAGATCGAGGCCGCCATCGCGGGTGTGACCTGGCCGGAGCTGAAGGCGCCGCGCATCCGCGACGTGCTCCGGGCGCTGCGCGACCGGTGCGGCAGCCTCGACCTCGCCTTCCTGGCCGACATGGAAGTCGAGGCCGCGCGGGCGTGGCTGCAGGCGATCCCGGGCGTCGGGCCGAAGACCAGCGCGGCGGTCCTGTCCTTCTCCACCCTGCGGATGCCGGCCCTGCCGGTGGACAGCCACCATCACCGGGTCGCCCAGCGCCTCGGGCTGATCGGCAAGACCGTCGATGTCGGCCCGTCGCACCCGATCTTGCGGGCGCAGCTCCCTGCCGACTGGAGCGCCCAGGACCTCTACGACAATCACGAGATCCTGATGCTCCATGGCCAGCAGGTCTGCCACCATCATCGCCCGGCCTGCGGACGCTGCGTCTTGGTCGATCTCTGCCCGAGCGCGAAGCGGCCCACGCGGGAGCCCTGA
- a CDS encoding GyrI-like domain-containing protein has protein sequence MIRLRPLVALSAALVLASGGPIVAQQQPAPPPSTAPAPAQTNPLPTTTAPNPVPDPGKSPAPAPQQSVAPPPAGQSAVGTPARPTLLEKAGEPGDVDEVTLPAKPAAILSGKTKWEEAVPNLKQAFARIEADLAKIGVAPAGRPLAVFTRTDDDGFEFEAMIPVASAPNPAPAETDGLRFGTTPSGKALRFAHKGSYESIDSTYETLTAYLDAKDIVVQDRFVEEYATDLKDSTDDNLDVNIYALVK, from the coding sequence GTGATCCGCCTTCGTCCGCTCGTCGCCCTCTCGGCTGCTCTCGTGCTCGCGTCCGGCGGCCCGATCGTCGCCCAACAGCAGCCCGCACCCCCGCCATCCACGGCGCCCGCGCCGGCCCAGACGAATCCGCTGCCGACGACGACGGCGCCGAACCCGGTGCCCGACCCGGGCAAGAGCCCGGCCCCGGCGCCCCAACAATCGGTGGCGCCTCCGCCCGCGGGCCAGTCCGCCGTGGGAACGCCCGCGCGGCCGACGCTCCTCGAGAAGGCCGGCGAGCCCGGCGACGTCGACGAGGTCACCCTGCCCGCCAAGCCGGCCGCGATCCTGTCCGGCAAGACCAAGTGGGAAGAGGCGGTTCCGAACCTCAAACAGGCCTTCGCGCGGATCGAGGCCGACCTCGCCAAGATCGGCGTCGCGCCGGCCGGCCGGCCGCTGGCGGTCTTCACCCGCACCGACGATGACGGCTTCGAGTTCGAGGCGATGATCCCGGTGGCGTCCGCCCCCAACCCGGCACCGGCCGAGACCGACGGGCTGCGCTTCGGCACCACGCCCTCCGGCAAGGCGCTGCGCTTCGCCCACAAGGGATCGTACGAGTCGATCGACAGTACCTACGAGACGCTGACCGCCTATCTCGATGCCAAGGACATCGTCGTGCAGGACCGGTTCGTCGAGGAATACGCCACCGACCTCAAGGACAGCACCGACGACAACCTCGACGTGAACATCTACGCCCTGGTGAAATAG